The DNA region TCGGCCTGATCGTGCCGCGTACGGGACTGACGCCGTTCTGGGGCCGGTTCATGGAGCTGACCGAGACGTTCGTACTGCTCTCGCTGATCCCGCTGTGCCTCGCGGTGCTCGACGTCTACGCGGACGTACGCGGATCCATCGGAGGCTGACCCCAAGGCAGGCGGCAGCAGGCAGCAGGCAGCAGGCGGCAGGCACCGGACCGGTCCGGTACCTGCCGATCCGCAGGCCGTGAACGGGCCCGGTGTACGGGCTGGCCGCGGGCATTCGTACGGCTGCCGCGCACGCGGAAGACGTGCGGCCCCTGTGCCGAACTCCGCCCGCCCCCAAGGCAGTACGGGGGCGGGCGGAGGCATGAGGAACCGCTGGTAGGCTTGGGCGGCCCTCCGAGTAACCGAAGGAATCCCTGAGACGAAGACCAGGGGCGCTCGTGGGCCGTAACCAAGAGGAGTACGCGTGTCGTCTCTCGATGCCGCGACCAAGAAGCAGATCATCTCCGAGTTCGCCACCAAGGAGGGTGACACCGGCTCCCCCGAGGTCCAGGTGGCGCTGCTCTCCCGTCGTATCTCGGACCTGACCGAGCACCTGAAGACCCACAAGCACGACCACCACTCCCGCCGTGGTCTGCTGCTGCTGGTCGGCCAGCGCCGCCGCCTGCTTCAGTACCTGGCGAAGAAGGACATCCAGCGCTTCCGCGCTCTCGTCGAGCGCCTCGGCATCCGCCGCGGCGCGGCGGGCGCCCGCTGACATGTGACGGAGGGAGCGGCCCCATCACAGGGGGCCGCTCCCTTCGCCGTATCTGAAGGACCGGATGGTTTGTAGGCTGGTCCCAGCACGACGTACACCGCGGCGTGCGCCACCGGACCGCCCCCACAGGACAGCGGTCCCGAAAACGCACAACGCATACACGCACACATAGGCAAACAGACGCGGCAGGGGCGCGCCGCCCGTCGCCGGTCCTCGGTAGTGGCCCCCGGACACAGGATG from Streptomyces marispadix includes:
- the rpsO gene encoding 30S ribosomal protein S15 encodes the protein MSSLDAATKKQIISEFATKEGDTGSPEVQVALLSRRISDLTEHLKTHKHDHHSRRGLLLLVGQRRRLLQYLAKKDIQRFRALVERLGIRRGAAGAR